In one window of Helianthus annuus cultivar XRQ/B chromosome 17, HanXRQr2.0-SUNRISE, whole genome shotgun sequence DNA:
- the LOC110888756 gene encoding protein FAR1-RELATED SEQUENCE 7-like — protein MIEYGLTQNKWIDDMFAMRSMWIPAFYRHEPMSRLKRTISRSESENHFFCQVANSQLTLVEFMNHFDGVMDVQRFNYRKNDHISRYTEPNDWSQTTLEKDVAKIYTRSIFFDQQIEIYGTITKCLPMDTKIEGPQIRISLKDFKAHGDGLLEVCFKNLENDITAQCSCLRFEQYELLCKHIYFLFKMFGVKEIPKKYVMKRWTKDVVPNELNATLDVKVNDKDEQQKAKQIAREIIYTGEYLVSNLISNLDQLVLVRDQMKQIKEKVDQSRITKQLDPKFDRFSKLIGYQQLVTNALPTICVPAGIRNKGRGSHKRIKSKKEQMISRKGKRSRTCSVCNEKGYDIRTCEILKGKQQKKMKGVQIEKDPRHKANEVEDDEEEDEFKDYSGSGDDGTVVEVQ, from the exons ATGATTGAGTACGGTCTTACACAAAAtaaatggattgatgatatgtttgcgatgagatccatgtggattccAGCTTTTTACCGGCACGAGCCAATGTCTAGACTTAAGAGAACAATATCGAGatcagagagtgagaaccatttttttTGCCAGGTGGCTAATTCACAACTCACTCTtgtagagtttatgaatcattttgatggTGTAATGGATGTCCAAAGGTTCAATTATAGAAAGAATGATCACatttcaagatatactgagccTAATGATTGGAGCCAAACTACTTTGGAAAAAGATGTTGCTAAGATATACACCAGGTCTATATTCTTTGATCAGCAAATAGAGATATATGGAACTATTACCAAATGTCTGCCGATGGACACCAAAATCGAGGGTCCACAGATAAGGATATCGTTGAAAGACTTTAAAGCTCATGGAGATGGGTTATTAGAG gTGTGtttcaagaatcttgaaaatgatatAACTGCACAGTGTAGCTGTTTGCGTTTTGAACAGTATGAGCTGCTATGTAAACAcatctattttcttttcaagatgtttggtgttaaagaaatacCAAAGAAATACGTTATGAAGAGATGGACAAAGGATGTGGTTCCGAATGAATTAAATGCCACGTTAGATGTAAAGGTGAATGATAAGGATGAGCAACAGAAGGCTAAACAGATTGCTCGTGAAATCATCTAcacaggggagtatttggttagcAATTTGATTTCCAAccttgatcaacttgttttagtgagggatcaaatgaAGCAGATTAAAGAGAAAGTTGATCAGAGTCGtataaccaagcaacttgatccaaaGTTTGACCggttttcaaagttgattggttaCCAACAACTAGTAACTAATGCACTTCCTACTATCTGTGTGCcggctggtataagaaacaaaggaCGTGGCTCGCATAAAAGGATTAAATCAAAGAAGGAACAAATGATTAGCCGCAAAGGaaaaaggtcaaggacatgtagTGTATGCAACGAAAAAGGTTATGATATTCGGACTTGCGAGATACTGAAAGGCAAACaacaaaagaagatgaagggaGTCCAGATTGAAAAAGATCCCAGACACAAAGCCAACGAGGTCGAAgacgatgaagaggaagatgagtTTAAAGATTACAGTGGAAGTGGTGATGATGGCACTGTAGTAGAAGTTCAGTGA